In Colletotrichum higginsianum IMI 349063 chromosome 1, whole genome shotgun sequence, one genomic interval encodes:
- a CDS encoding Ethyl tert-butyl ether degradation EthD gives MTATLTVLYPNVAGAEYNFDYYINSHMPLAAAKWKPSGCLSWTVAKYQPGPDGAPPKYAFAGLIRFSSLEAIHKALASPATLELMEDVPNYSNQELQFLMAEDAESTDA, from the coding sequence ATGACTGCCACTCTCACCGTTCTCTACCCCAAcgtggccggcgccgagtaCAACTTCGACTACTACATCAACAGCCACATGcccctggccgccgccaagtGGAAGCCGTCGGGCTGCCTGAGCTGGACCGTCGCCAAGTACCAGCCGGGACCGGACGGCGCGCCGCCCAAGTACGCCTTCGCCGGCCTGATCCGCTTCAGCAgcctcgaggccatccaCAAGGCCCTTGCCTCGCCCGCGACCCTCGAGCTCATGGAGGACGTCCCGAACTACAGCAACCAGGAGCTGCAGTTCCTgatggccgaggacgccgagagcACGGATGCgtga
- a CDS encoding Alpha-ketoglutarate-dependent sulfonate dioxygenase has protein sequence MWKWKSKSHKADEDASGSASSSGPAPAPASTSAPPPAYGAATPQPSGSGPLDLPAVLGAVSLGPTPPHGTDPTEDACLAHLRLLTAFNRLKNETGYRDGLWEIWDSRANVGGGNDKAAAAAGTPNPDVLVKLREKRWAVYVGRAVDRYAVWWRSFVPDMLLERDMVDPPEERRDRYEGFPRCIACLARTHAQPKDLPRGIQPPTHNHHTHIVAIIIVDARPPTNAHKDCLRYGHGALWAAGMPWPVVNQAISGATFDYVVSNACVAQWEARTSLAWCNEDDPDAKKIRCPSCPTMVSVPWTTCGQSRDYSGTKRPGIAGEGYADGHLTQTCPSCSVTITHESLRAAKFRNDIQASVTSDHAMPGTILDLHTGLPKPLKYDSDNSNSAGCPDQLFPARLARRGLLAEVVEMLKPGSKVAPSMMVVRDNMEENFTGKFADSKNLKEVMNRHGHKKVTEFRLSLDGRRQTRKMMSRYWENSSPFAIDLVGCVMRQGTFTEKMCKLDWLHFPTARNLVADLLKKYTRFVDIIAIAATTKDKVAVPTLDVDLTWHTHQLSPQSYFVFTLAKTGAFVDHNDKVDEDKLSTAFEWTSKTYQEKYGEVYSQCKCWYCETVRVMALPATKMFGIGKEEKHKHNLHAIFCNPPFLMCFCVTQLLSHHTYLPNPCLDAVLEAWHAAAKANNVPMPPMTESAHVSSHPAVHTNETTARRATTRPIRLEYRNRLEETHSKARKRATKNFKADSGKRMGPRGEDRTSFWGKDVEVEGPWASSLAAVTTSAMYPAPPGFANMGPGSVGSCATGTCGGATGCGSELLGMCTAGCVGSGWFGGNAGCAGMGTTSGGVML, from the exons ATGTGGAAGTGGAAGAGCAAGTCCCACaaagccgacgaggacgcgtCGGGCTCCGCATCCTCATCCGGCCCCGCACCCGCACcagcctcgacctcggccccTCCACCAGCCTACGGCGCAGCCACCCCACAGCCCTCCGGATCCGGACCCCTTGATCTCCCCGctgtcctcggcgccgtgagCCTCGGCCCCACACCACCCCACGGCACTGACCCTACGGAGGACGCCTGCCTCGCCCACCTCCGCCTCCTGACGGCCTTCAACCGCCTTAAGAACGAGACGGGATACCGCGACGGCCTCTGGGAGATCTGGGACTCGCGCGCCaatgtcggcggcggcaatgacaaagccgccgctgctgcaggGACCCCGAACCCGGACGTCCTTGTCAAGCTCCGCGAGAAGCGGTGGGCCGTCTATGTtggccgcgccgtcgaccgcTATGCCGTCTGGTGGCGGAGCTTCGTGCCGGACATGCTGCTCGAGAGGGACATGGTCGACCCGCCCGAGGAGAGAAGGGACCGATACGAAGGGTTCCCAAG ATGTATTGCTTGTCTGGCACGCACACATGCTCAACCCAAGGATTTACCTCGAGGTATTCAACCCCCAACCCACaaccaccacacacacatagTTGCAatcatcatcgtcgatgCCAGACCACCCACTAATGCTCACAAGGACTGCCTCCGCTATGGCCACGGCGCCCTCTGGGCGGCCGGCATGCCCTGGCCCGTCGTCAACCAGGCCATCTCGGGTGCGACCTTTGACTATGTCGTCTCGAACGCCTGCGTCGCGCAATGGGAGGCCCGCACGAGCCTCGCTTGGTGCAACGAGGACGATCCAGACGCCAAGAAGATCCGCTGCCCCTCGTGCCCGACGATGGTGTCCGTCCCATGGACGACGTGTGGCCAATCAAGGGACTACAGCGGAACCAA ACGCCCCGGCATCGCAGGCGAGGGCTACGCAGACGGTCACTTGACCCAAACCTGCCCGTCCTGCTCCGTCACCATAACCCACGAGTCCCTCCGCGCCGCAAAGTTCCGCAACGACATCCAGGCCTCCGTCACCTCGGACCACGCCATGCCGGGCACGATCCTCGACCTCCACACCGGCCTGCCGAAACCACTCAAGTATGACTCTGACAACAGCAATTCGGCCGGCTGTCCCGACCAGCTCTTCCCCgcgcgcctcgcccgccgcggcctgctggccgaggtcgtcgagatgcTGAAGCCCGGCAGCAAGGTGGCGCCGAGCATGATGGTCGTCCGTGACAACATGGAGGAGAACTTCACGGGCAAGTTCGCCGACTCCAAGAACCTAAAAGAGGTGATGAATCGTCACGGTCACAAGAAGGTGACGGAATTCCGCCTGAGCTTGGACGGGAGGCGGCAGACGCGGAAGATGATGTCGCGGTACTGGGAGAACTCGTCGCCTTTTGCCATTGATCTTGTGGGCTGTGTCATGAGACAAGGGACGTTTACCGAGAAGATGTGCAAG CTCGACTGGCTGCACTTCCCGACGGCTCGGAATCTTGTGGCCGACCTCCTCAAGAAGTACACCCGCTTCGTCGATatcatcgccatcgcggCCACGACAAAGGACAAGGTTGCTGTGCCGacgctcgacgtcgacctcacATGGCACACGCACCAGCTCTCTCCACAGTCCTACTTTGTCTTCACGCTCGCCAAGACGGGCGCTTTCGTGGACCACAACGACAAGGTTGACGAGGATAAGCTGAGCACGGCCTTTGAGTGGACGAGCAAGACCTACCAAGAGAAGTATGGCGAGGTTTACTCCCAGTGCAAGTGCTGGTACTGTGAAA CTGTCAGGGTGATGGCGTTGCCGGCGACCAAGATGTTTGGCATAGGCAAGGAAGAAAAGCATAAGCACAACCTGCACGCAATCTTCtgcaacccccccttcctcatGTGCTTTTGTGTGACACAGTTATTATCCCACCACACTTACTTACCGAACCCCTGCCTTGACGCAGTCCTCGAAGCATGGCATGCGGCCGCCAAGGCAAATAACGTGCCCATGCCTCCCATGACCGAGTCGGCGCACGTCTCGTCGCACCCGGCGGTTCACACCAACGAGACGACAGCCCGTCGAGCAACCACTCGTCCGATACGTCTCGAGTACCGGAACAGGTTGGAGGAAACGCACTCTAAGGCGCGCAAGAGGGCGACCAAGAACTTCAAGGCCGACTCTGGCAAGCGTATGGGACCCCGGGGCGAAGACAGGACGTCTTTCTGGGGGAAAGACGTTGAGGTCGAGGGACCCTGGGCCTCGAGCTTGGCTGCTGTCACAACGAGCGCCATGTAtcccgcgccgccgggcTTCGCAAACATGGGGCCCGGCTCGGTGGGCAGCTGCGCGACGGGAACATGCGGCGGAGCCACTGGGTGCGGCTCCGAGCTGCTGGGCATGTGCACAGCCGGCTGTGTTGGG AGCGGCTGGTTTGGCGGAAACGCCGGATGTGCAGGAATGGGCACAACGTCCGGTGGTGTGATGCTCTAA
- a CDS encoding Hexose transporter, with the protein MGFSTIEFDKYNPASEKASDARQDLAHLDYSPLKRITGRSWAMGILVSMGGMVFGYDTGQVSGFLEMPDFLERFGERGPDGTPHFSNVRSGLIVGLLSIGTLIGALCAAPIADRFGRRYSISFWCVVTSVGFVIQIAAERAWEQIMMGRFVAGLGVGALSLIVPMFQAETAPPWIRGALVCAYQLLITLGIFLAACFNFGTVTHLENSSGSWRIVIGLGWLWTLILGVGILAFPETPRFDYRMGRIERAKSTLCRVYGAPENHYSIHVQLEEIESKLRAESSIKGNAVQEFTGMFKAPRMAYRIALGCALQMFQQLTGANYFFYYGTTIFASVNINSFITQIILNSINFGTTFIGLYIVEHFGRRKSLITGSIWMFVCFIIFASIGHFSLDQENPQSTVGPGIVLIVFAALFILGFATTWGPMIWTIQAELFPSRYRAKAMALSTASNWMWNFFIGFFSPFITGAIDFRYGYVFAGCNLVGAAIVYFFVIEGQGRTLEEIDTMYLERVAAWKSTQWVPPSAEEMHRIRKQAGTELDASASDTAAHGEKSEGLQPKGVNGTSHQERV; encoded by the exons ATGGGTTTCTCGACGATCGAGTTCGACAAGTACAATCCTGCCTCGGAAAAGGCAAGCGATGCCCGCCAGGACCTCGCCCACCTCGACTACTCCCCGCTGAAGCGCATCACGGGGCGGTCATGGGCCATGGGCATCCTCGTCTCCATGGGCGGCATGGT CTTCGGCTACGACACCGGTCAGGTCTCCGGCTTCCTTGAGATGCCCGACTTCCTCGAACGCTTCGGCGAGCGCGGCCCCGATGGCACCCCTCATTTCAGCAACGTCCGCTCCGGTCTGATTGTCGGTCTCCTCTCCATCGGCaccctcatcggcgccctGTGCGCCGCccccatcgccgaccgcTTCGGACGTCGCTACTCCATCTCTTTCTGGTGCGTTGTCACCTCTGTTGGCTTCGTCATCCAGATTGCCGCCGAGAGGGCATGGGAGCAAATCATGATGGGCCGCTttgtcgccggccttggcgttgGCGCCCTAAGTCTCATCGTTCCCATGTTCCAGGCCGAGACTGCACCGCCCTGGATTCGTGGTGCTCTTGTTTGCGCCTACCAGCTCCTGATCACACTGGGTATCTTCCTGGCAGCCTGCTTCAACTTTGGTACCGTGACACACCTCGAGAACAGCTCCGGTTCGTGGCGCATCGTCATCGGTCTTGGCTGGCTGTGGACCCTCATTCTCGGAGTGGGAATCCTCGCCTTCCCCGAGACGCCTCGCTTCGACTACCGCATGGGCAGAATCGAACGCGCCAAGAGCACCCTCTGCCGCGTCTACGGCGCCCCGGAGAACCACTACAGTATTCATGTTCAGCTCGAGGAAATCGAGAGCAAGCTGCGCGCCGAGTCCTCCATCAAGGGCAACGCCGTCCAAGAATTCACCGGCATGTTCAAGGCCCCCCGCATGGCCTACCGCATTGCTCTGGGATGTGCTTTGCAAATGTTCCAGCAG CTCACTGGTGCAAACTACTTCTTCTACTATGGAACCACCATCTTCGCCTCGGTCAACATCAACTCCTTCATCACGCAGATCATCCTAAACTCCATCAACTTCGGAACCACCTTTATTGGTCTTTACATCGTCGAGCATTTCGGACGTCGCAAGTCGCTCATCACCGGCTCTATCTGGATGTTCGTGTGCTTCATCATCTTCGCCTCCATCGGCCACTTTAGCCTCGACCAGGAAAACCCCCAGAGCACTGTCGGTCCCGGTATTGTCCTCATTGTTTTCGCCGCCCTGTTCATCCTGGGCTTCGCGACCACCTGGGGTCCCATG ATCTGGACTATCCAAGCCGAGCTTTTCCCATCCCGCTACCGCGCCAAGGCCATGGCGCTCTCGACGGCCAGCAATTGGATGTGGAACTTCTTCAttggcttcttctcgcccttCATCACTGGCGCCATCGACTTCCGCTACGGCTACGTCTTTGCCGGCTGCAACCTGGTCGGTGCCGCCATCGTCtacttcttcgtcatcgaggGCCAGGGCCGCACCCTCGAGGAGATTGACACCATGTATCTCGAGCGCGTCGCCGCCTGGAAGAGCACTCAATGGGTGCCGCCTTCCGCCGAAGAGATGCACCGCATCCGCAAGCAGGCAGGCACCGAGTTGGATGCCAGCGCGAGCGACACGGCCGCGCATGGCGAGAAGAGCGAGGGACTGCAGCCGAAGGGCGTTAATGGCACCTCCCACCAGGAGAGAGTCTAA